A stretch of DNA from Acidobacteriota bacterium:
TCAGCAATGACACAAAACCGATCATTGTGCCTTATGGCGCGGGCGAAGACATCATCAATGAAATTCAAACGCGCGTTGTACCCAAAGGCCAGCCGCGTTTTGGGCGGCAGGATTTACGCCGCCTGCAACGGTTTATCGTCAACCTTTATTCGCATCAATTTCGACAACTCGAAGCACAAGGGCAGATCAACCCCTTGTTGCCAAATCTGGATTTGTACGTGCTTTCCGCCGGGCTGTATCACAAACATCTCGGCATCATCATCAATCACTTTCCAGCGGAGGATTTGATTTCATGAACAACAATCGCATTACACTACGTGTGTGGGGTGACTATGCCTGCTTCACGCGGCCTGAAATGAAAGTCGAGCGCGTGAGCTATCCGGTAATGACACCTTCCGCCGCTCGCGGCATGCTCGAAGCCGTCTTCTGGGAGCCGCAGATTTGTTACCTGATTGACACTATCCACGTCGTCAAACGCGGGCGCTGGTTCTCGTTCCGTCGCAACGAAGTAGCCAAGGTTATTCAATTAGGGAGTGTCAAGGTCTGGATGGAAGCACCTGAGAAATTCAAGCCGATACAAGCTGATGATCCAGGTAGCAAAATCCCTCCCAAACGAGAGTCAACGCGGGCGCAGCGCAACATGCTCGCATTGCAAGAAGTCGAATACCTCATCACCGCCGAAGTGCGTCCGACCGAGTTGGGCAAGCAACAGCCGCTGGTCAAATACTTCGAAGAAATCAAACGGCG
This window harbors:
- the cas5c gene encoding type I-C CRISPR-associated protein Cas5 — its product is MNNNRITLRVWGDYACFTRPEMKVERVSYPVMTPSAARGMLEAVFWEPQICYLIDTIHVVKRGRWFSFRRNEVAKVIQLGSVKVWMEAPEKFKPIQADDPGSKIPPKRESTRAQRNMLALQEVEYLITAEVRPTELGKQQPLVKYFEEIKRRARSGKCFHRPALGAREFAADFEYEEDAVAAFARRRQELCASQQPYDEDLGLMLYDVFALNDRAIGFQWLPEEAALTDVRPAKGKGKPAAPRFAGVQAEPQAVFFHAAVKQDVLDCHPDRVRFARRNND